A window of the Microvirga terrae genome harbors these coding sequences:
- a CDS encoding sensor histidine kinase codes for MTGGPNPFEALMARLAAEPDLRLLAKPDAGVLVWDQTGDRLLWASPAARGVQDAFTDAMGQVVPGFRAHDRIKALAGGRAPRQGVRQERLRLDPNRPWLPVAALCRLESLENGETVLVTVFSGGVPKPSSRRRTVQPVEESASEPAVPSDVESASPPIKRTGPVRFIWHADAQTRFTDVSPDLARAVGPIAGNILGLTWEEVAQTVVEDPDGAVAALFSRRETWSGHTVLWSVDNSRLQVPVDWAGMPVFGLGRELVGFRGFGLLRMEDVREREAQDEPSIVPADLIAQSLVNDETLPFRPPEEMPDEEPSAEPEQPGEESWFSSLRHRVTEALSTPRPSDPEPREQSRPAEKTGQTSGLSTAERNAFREIARALGARLEHNGPAQDDRVPEEPVGAPEPGPSSLEPPTASDKGDRVLDRLPIGVLVHRGETVLFGNRFLLDLTGYDDIEQIRSDGGIVHLFRGSPALGGAGDGDSTLALTTRAGETIAVAVRSASAEWGGEPADLMVVRIAAGGDAPASVQDSRIHELEAILDTATDGVIVLNETGRILSLNRSAEALFGYDEQAVAGDAITVLLAPESHMVALDYLESLRTPGVRSLLNDGREVLGRERQGGSIPLFMTMGRLGDGPDRRFCAVLRDITVFKRAEGELIGAKHAAEEASAQKSDLLAKISHEIRTPLNAILGFAEVMLEERFGAIGNERYKEYLKDVHASGSHVISLVNDLLDLAKIEAGRLELSFTGVSLNELVSSCVTLLQPQAARDRIVMRMSFAPKLPPVVADERSMRQIVLNLVSNAIKFTDAGGQVIVSTAITDQGEVAFRVRDTGIGMTPEEVEAALEPFRQLATSRKRGGTGLGLPLTKALVEANRGALQIASKPSEGTLVEVIFPPTRVLAE; via the coding sequence ATGACGGGCGGACCCAACCCATTCGAGGCGCTGATGGCGCGGCTTGCCGCGGAGCCGGACTTGCGCCTTCTGGCCAAGCCTGACGCGGGCGTGCTTGTCTGGGACCAGACTGGCGACAGGCTGCTTTGGGCGTCTCCAGCGGCCCGGGGGGTGCAGGACGCATTCACCGACGCGATGGGGCAGGTGGTCCCGGGGTTCCGGGCTCATGACCGCATCAAGGCCCTGGCAGGTGGCCGCGCACCGCGGCAGGGAGTTCGCCAGGAGCGGCTCCGCCTTGATCCGAACCGCCCCTGGCTCCCAGTCGCGGCCCTCTGCCGTCTGGAGTCGCTGGAGAATGGCGAAACCGTCTTGGTGACAGTTTTCTCCGGCGGCGTGCCAAAGCCTTCGTCCCGTCGTCGCACGGTCCAACCGGTCGAGGAATCGGCTTCCGAGCCCGCTGTGCCAAGCGACGTCGAGAGCGCCTCTCCGCCCATCAAGCGTACCGGTCCGGTCCGCTTCATCTGGCACGCGGATGCACAGACCCGTTTCACCGATGTGTCGCCTGATCTTGCCCGGGCTGTGGGACCGATCGCTGGCAACATCCTCGGTCTGACATGGGAGGAGGTGGCCCAGACGGTCGTTGAGGATCCTGACGGGGCCGTGGCGGCCCTTTTCTCGCGCCGCGAAACCTGGAGCGGGCACACCGTTCTCTGGAGCGTCGACAATTCACGGCTGCAGGTGCCCGTCGACTGGGCCGGCATGCCGGTCTTCGGCTTGGGCCGGGAACTCGTCGGCTTCCGCGGCTTCGGGCTCCTGCGCATGGAGGATGTTCGCGAGCGCGAGGCACAGGATGAACCCTCGATTGTCCCGGCCGATCTGATTGCACAAAGCCTCGTCAACGACGAGACGCTGCCGTTCCGTCCCCCTGAGGAGATGCCGGATGAGGAGCCTTCCGCCGAACCCGAGCAGCCCGGAGAGGAAAGTTGGTTTTCGAGTCTTCGCCATCGAGTGACCGAGGCTCTGTCCACTCCCAGGCCGTCTGATCCGGAGCCGCGCGAGCAGAGCCGTCCTGCCGAAAAGACTGGTCAGACATCGGGACTTTCCACTGCGGAGCGCAACGCCTTTCGTGAGATCGCCCGCGCGCTGGGGGCGCGGCTGGAGCACAACGGGCCAGCCCAGGATGATAGGGTCCCTGAAGAGCCGGTGGGTGCTCCCGAGCCCGGTCCGTCCTCACTGGAGCCGCCGACTGCTTCAGATAAGGGTGACCGGGTGCTCGACCGCCTGCCCATCGGTGTGCTGGTCCATCGCGGCGAGACCGTCTTGTTCGGCAATCGCTTTCTTCTCGACCTGACCGGCTACGACGACATCGAACAGATCCGCTCGGACGGGGGGATCGTCCACCTGTTTCGCGGCTCCCCCGCTCTCGGCGGTGCAGGCGACGGTGACTCTACTCTCGCGCTCACCACAAGGGCCGGCGAGACGATCGCCGTTGCCGTGCGCTCCGCGTCTGCCGAGTGGGGGGGCGAGCCGGCCGATCTGATGGTCGTCCGGATTGCGGCCGGCGGCGACGCTCCGGCGTCTGTCCAGGACAGCCGGATCCATGAATTGGAGGCGATCCTCGATACGGCAACCGACGGCGTTATTGTGCTCAACGAAACGGGACGCATCCTCTCCCTCAACCGCTCGGCCGAGGCGCTCTTCGGCTATGACGAGCAGGCGGTGGCGGGCGATGCGATCACCGTTCTCCTGGCCCCGGAGAGCCATATGGTCGCTCTCGACTACCTGGAGAGCCTGCGCACCCCCGGTGTCCGGAGCCTGCTCAATGATGGGCGTGAGGTGCTCGGCCGGGAGCGTCAGGGCGGGTCGATTCCGCTCTTCATGACGATGGGCCGTCTCGGCGACGGGCCGGATCGCCGCTTCTGCGCGGTTCTTCGCGACATCACGGTTTTCAAGCGGGCGGAGGGCGAGTTGATCGGCGCCAAGCACGCGGCCGAGGAGGCGAGCGCTCAGAAATCCGATCTCCTGGCCAAGATCAGCCATGAAATCCGCACGCCGCTGAACGCCATCCTGGGCTTCGCCGAGGTCATGCTCGAAGAGCGGTTCGGCGCCATCGGCAATGAACGCTACAAGGAGTATCTCAAAGACGTTCATGCCTCCGGGTCCCATGTGATCAGCCTCGTGAACGATCTTTTGGATCTTGCGAAGATCGAGGCTGGCCGTCTGGAGCTGTCCTTCACGGGGGTGAGCCTCAACGAACTGGTCTCGTCCTGCGTGACCCTGCTTCAGCCCCAGGCTGCGCGCGACCGCATCGTCATGCGCATGAGCTTCGCGCCGAAGCTGCCGCCGGTGGTGGCCGATGAGCGGTCCATGCGCCAGATCGTCCTCAATCTCGTCTCCAATGCCATCAAGTTCACCGATGCGGGCGGGCAGGTCATCGTTTCCACGGCGATCACGGATCAGGGCGAGGTAGCTTTCCGCGTGCGCGATACCGGGATCGGAATGACGCCCGAGGAGGTCGAAGCGGCGCTCGAGCCGTTCCGCCAGCTCGCCACCTCGCGCAAGCGCGGCGGCACGGGCCTCGGATTGCCGCTGACCAAGGCGCTCGTCGAAGCGAACCGGGGCGCGCTGCAGATCGCGAGCAAGCCAAGCGAGGGAACCCTCGTCGAGGTGATCTTTCCTCCGACACGCGTCCTGGCTGAATAG
- a CDS encoding phasin, giving the protein MATNPTQNYEVPPEMRDFAEKSVEQARKAIDGFMSAAQKTADTFEGSANTVQASAKDAARKTFAYTEQNLSAAFDLAQRMVRAKDMQEAMQIQAEFVRTQFEAMQTQMKEFGSLAQSAMKQPGSKK; this is encoded by the coding sequence ATGGCCACGAACCCGACCCAAAATTATGAAGTTCCCCCGGAGATGCGCGACTTCGCCGAGAAGAGCGTCGAGCAGGCCCGCAAGGCCATCGACGGCTTCATGAGCGCCGCTCAAAAGACTGCCGACACTTTCGAAGGCTCAGCCAACACCGTTCAGGCCAGCGCAAAGGATGCTGCGCGCAAGACCTTCGCCTATACCGAGCAGAACCTCTCGGCTGCCTTCGACCTCGCTCAGCGGATGGTGCGCGCGAAGGACATGCAGGAAGCCATGCAGATCCAGGCCGAGTTCGTCCGGACCCAGTTCGAGGCGATGCAGACCCAGATGAAGGAGTTCGGCTCTCTGGCTCAATCGGCCATGAAGCAGCCCGGATCCAAGAAGTAA
- a CDS encoding phasin family protein — translation MAEVKKPKAKSTAKSMQKAGDLVEMAAIPTADTVEAVTEATPVPHSATATAPIEAGTFFSSARKQGDALRQAMSEAAAASAKGALEVNDKIIDAMITQRHAALDLWRSAIKPSPLPEAFNAQSQAARQVFEAASSQWKDIAETTALWFTKSLEPLQSALHRSGR, via the coding sequence ATGGCGGAAGTGAAGAAGCCCAAAGCCAAGAGTACAGCCAAGAGCATGCAGAAAGCCGGCGATCTGGTCGAGATGGCTGCCATCCCGACCGCCGACACGGTCGAGGCCGTCACCGAGGCGACGCCCGTTCCCCATTCTGCGACTGCCACAGCTCCCATTGAGGCCGGAACCTTCTTCTCATCCGCCAGGAAGCAGGGTGATGCCCTCCGCCAAGCCATGAGCGAAGCGGCGGCGGCATCGGCCAAGGGCGCCCTCGAGGTGAACGACAAGATCATCGACGCCATGATCACGCAGCGCCATGCTGCGCTCGACCTGTGGCGCTCGGCCATCAAACCGTCCCCACTTCCTGAGGCCTTCAACGCCCAGAGCCAAGCGGCTCGTCAGGTCTTTGAGGCGGCTTCCTCGCAGTGGAAAGATATCGCCGAGACCACGGCTCTCTGGTTCACCAAGAGCCTCGAGCCTTTGCAATCGGCACTGCACCGCTCGGGTCGCTGA
- a CDS encoding NUDIX hydrolase: MFTSPIPAVIAVVIRDGYTLLVRRANPPDAGLWGFPGGKIEFGETVEEATMRELLEETAVHAEAQDVITTLDVITRGSGGQVQQHYILTAVQCRWISGEPIAGDDALEAKWFLIEDLDPTVLPMSADVDVVARRAKALNLRDS; this comes from the coding sequence ATGTTCACATCCCCGATTCCTGCCGTCATTGCCGTCGTGATCCGGGACGGCTACACTCTGCTCGTGCGGCGCGCCAACCCGCCCGATGCCGGTCTATGGGGCTTTCCCGGCGGCAAGATCGAGTTCGGCGAAACGGTCGAGGAAGCGACGATGCGGGAGCTTCTGGAGGAAACCGCCGTTCATGCGGAAGCCCAGGATGTCATCACCACGCTCGATGTCATCACGCGGGGTTCAGGCGGGCAGGTTCAGCAGCACTATATTCTGACCGCCGTGCAATGCCGTTGGATTTCAGGCGAGCCGATCGCCGGCGACGATGCTCTTGAGGCAAAGTGGTTTCTTATCGAGGATCTCGATCCGACCGTCCTGCCGATGAGTGCAGATGTGGATGTTGTCGCCCGCCGCGCAAAGGCCTTGAACCTTCGTGACTCCTGA
- a CDS encoding outer membrane protein — protein MRTSALGLLAATAALVIAASPAHAADLPGRYSPAPAYNALPVFTWTGFYAGLNAGYGWNAGDSRFYDPAFGTIKGRRSGGFVGGAQAGYNYQFGMFVAGAETDLQYAAVGNKGASYGTTYYPGDSDGFFGTIRARAGVAFDRALVYGTGGFAYGDIGGNRGYDPLLGYHSGDEINWGWTLGGGVEYAITNNFTAKVEGLYVDLDTKDNYNLGGRVNVNRDAEFGVLRAGVNYKFN, from the coding sequence ATGCGTACCTCTGCTCTTGGACTGCTCGCTGCCACGGCGGCTCTTGTCATTGCGGCTTCGCCGGCGCACGCGGCTGACCTGCCGGGCCGTTATTCTCCTGCTCCCGCCTACAATGCTCTTCCTGTCTTCACCTGGACGGGCTTCTACGCCGGTCTGAATGCCGGCTACGGCTGGAACGCGGGCGACAGCCGCTTCTACGATCCGGCTTTCGGCACCATCAAGGGGCGCCGGAGCGGCGGCTTCGTCGGTGGTGCTCAGGCTGGCTACAACTATCAGTTCGGCATGTTCGTGGCCGGCGCTGAAACGGACCTGCAATACGCCGCCGTCGGCAACAAGGGCGCGTCCTACGGCACGACCTATTATCCCGGCGATTCGGATGGCTTCTTCGGCACGATCCGCGCGCGCGCTGGTGTCGCCTTCGACCGGGCCCTCGTCTATGGCACGGGCGGCTTCGCCTATGGCGATATCGGCGGCAACCGGGGCTATGACCCGCTGCTCGGCTATCACAGCGGCGACGAGATCAACTGGGGCTGGACCCTCGGCGGCGGTGTGGAATATGCCATCACCAACAATTTCACCGCCAAGGTCGAAGGCCTCTATGTCGATCTCGACACGAAGGACAACTACAATCTCGGCGGTCGGGTCAACGTGAACCGCGATGCCGAGTTCGGCGTGCTCCGCGCCGGCGTGAATTACAAGTTCAACTGA